One stretch of Chitinophaga pendula DNA includes these proteins:
- a CDS encoding amidohydrolase, with the protein METFVLTPLSDHIPDVVTTQNMLAALSNITENKMPDLKVTLIQSQLQWEDKAANLRMFDEKIAAISERTEVVVLPEMFSTGFSMKSKELAETMDGSAVEWMKKTAAEKNIIITGSLIINDNGRYVNRLIWMQPNGVYGTYDKRHLFAYAGEHEHYQSGDKRLIAQVKGWKVCLNVCYDLRFPVWARNAVLPETGEPAYDLLVYVANWPERRKTAWTTLLQARAIENQCYVIGVNRVGNDGNNIYHSGESSLIDPMGEIIYRKSDEEDIFSYTLDRNRLDEVRKNIPFLKDADQFILNS; encoded by the coding sequence ATACCGGATGTCGTAACCACCCAAAACATGCTGGCAGCACTCAGCAACATAACTGAAAATAAAATGCCGGACTTAAAAGTAACGCTTATCCAATCGCAGCTTCAATGGGAAGACAAAGCTGCCAACCTGCGTATGTTTGATGAAAAGATAGCTGCTATCTCGGAACGTACGGAAGTGGTTGTATTGCCAGAAATGTTCAGTACAGGTTTCAGTATGAAATCGAAGGAGCTGGCAGAGACCATGGACGGCAGTGCTGTGGAGTGGATGAAGAAGACAGCTGCTGAAAAGAATATCATCATTACGGGAAGTTTGATCATCAATGATAACGGCCGGTATGTAAACCGCCTGATATGGATGCAGCCTAACGGTGTGTATGGTACTTATGATAAAAGACACCTGTTTGCCTATGCGGGAGAGCATGAGCATTACCAATCCGGCGATAAGCGCCTGATCGCGCAGGTGAAGGGCTGGAAGGTATGTCTGAATGTATGTTATGATCTGCGTTTCCCTGTTTGGGCGCGTAATGCGGTATTACCGGAGACGGGGGAGCCTGCCTATGACCTGCTGGTATATGTAGCCAACTGGCCGGAGCGGCGCAAAACGGCCTGGACTACGCTGCTCCAGGCGCGGGCTATTGAGAACCAGTGTTATGTGATCGGTGTAAACCGGGTGGGTAATGATGGGAACAACATTTACCACAGTGGAGAGAGCAGTCTGATAGATCCGATGGGTGAGATCATCTATCGTAAATCTGACGAGGAAGATATCTTCTCTTATACACTGGACCGTAACCGCCTGGATGAGGTACGGAAGAACATTCCTTTCCTGAAAGATGCGGATCAGTTTATTCTGAACAGTTAA